TTGTTTTACTTAATATGGTTTGATTACATATAGCGACAACATAATAAAAGCCAGCATTTCTGCTGGCTTCTTTACTAAACCTAATTTTCTTCAGCTACATGAACCTTAAGAGTGGCTTGGACTTCATGATGAAGCTTTACTGGCACATTTGTGTATCCTAATGAACGGATCGCATCGTTTAATTCGATTTTCCGTTTATCCAGTTTGATCCCGCTTGCCTTTTTGAGCTGATCAGCAATTTGTTTGCTCGTAATTGATCCAAACAATTTTCCGCCTTCTCCGGATTTTGCGGAAAGCTCAACTGTCAAGTTTTCAAGTGTATTCTTTAATTGCTTGGCATTCTCCAGCTCTTGCGCCGCTTCTTTTTTCTCTTTATTTTTTTGGCCTTCCAGCGCATTGATATTTGATGTATTGGCTTCAACTGCGTAGCCATTTTTTATTAAAAAGTTTTGTGCATATCCATCTGCCACATTTTTAATGTCGCCTTTTTTTCCTTTTCCTTTTACGTCTTTCAAGAAAATCACTTTCATCTTTCAATGCCTCCCTCAAAGTACTCATCGATTGACTCTTTTAACTTATCTAAAGCTTCCCCTATCGTTATTCCAGGAAGCTGGGTGGCTGCATTTGTCAAATGGCCGCCGCCCTGAAGAGCTTCCATAATAATTTGAACATTGATATTTCCCAGTGACCGTGCACTGATGCATACCGTATTGTCGTCCCGTTTTGCTACGGCAAAGGATGCCTCTACGCCATTCATCGAAAGCAGAGAATCAGCTGCCTGCGCAATAATCACCTGATCAAAATAGTCTAACGTATCTTCAGGCAAAGATGCAATTGCTAAGCTTTCCTTATATAACGATGTATGCTGGATAAGCTTCGCGCGTTTAATATAATGGTCAACGTCCTCTTTTAACATCTTTTGCACCAGCACTGTATCTGCCCCTTTTGATTTCAAATAGGAGGCGGCGTCAAAGGTACGAGAGCCAGTTCTTAATGAAAAGCTTTTCGTATCTACGATAATTCCTGCCAACAATACTGTTGCTTCGATCATGCTGATTTTGAGCCGCTTCGGCTGATATTCCAAAAGCTCTGTCACTAGCTCTGCCGTTGAAGAGGCATAAGGTTCCATATAGACAAGCAACGGGTCTTTAATGAACTCCTCGCCTCTTCTATGGTGATCGATGACAACTACTTTATCTAATCTGCTGAGCAGCCTTTCCTCCAATACCAAGGAAGGTCTATGAGTATCGACCACAACTAACAACGTTTCATTCGTTGAAATATCCATCGCCTTTTCCGGGGAAATAAAATGGGACCACAGGTCTTCATATTGTTTAATTTCATTTATGAGACGAGACACACTGGTGCCGATCTCGTCAACATCAATGACAATGTATCCTTCTTTTCCATTCGCCTGTGCAACTTTTACAATACCGATTGCTGCGCCAATGGAATCCATATCCGGAAATGTATGCCCCATCACGATCACTTGTTCACTTTCTGTAACAATTTCCTTTAACGCATGGGAAATGACGCGTGCACGAACCCTCGTCCTTTTTTCCATAGGATTGGTTTTGCCGCCATAAAACTTTGCTTTGCCATTCGGCAGTTTGATTGCTACTTGATCTCCGCCTCTTCCAAGAGCCAGATCAAGACTGGATTGAGCTAAATCGCCTAATTCGCTGAGTGATGAGACGGAAGCGCCTACACCGATACTTAACGTTAAAGAAATATTGTGATGGGTTGTTTTTTCCCGTATTTCATCTAAGATTGAAAACTTGGAATGTTCTAGTTCAGAAAGAATGTTTTCATTCAATACACCTAAAAATCGTTCTGACGAAATACGTTTAATAAATATGCCGTAGCGCTGAGCCCAATTGTTTAGAAGCGACGTCACTTCACTATTAATGGTACTGCGGGTTTGATCATCCAACCCCTGTGTTATATCGTCATAATTGTCTAAGAAAATATAGGAAATAACTGTCCTTTCGTCTTCATACTGCTTTTCAATCTCTACTTGCTCTGTTACATCAAAAAAGTAAATCAGCCGTTCATCTCTTTTAATCATGATTTCATATAAACGGTCATTTATTGAGATGGTTTCCGCTTCAACCTCTTGATTAATTATCGAAATAAGATGT
This window of the Bacillus gobiensis genome carries:
- the rplI gene encoding 50S ribosomal protein L9 gives rise to the protein MKVIFLKDVKGKGKKGDIKNVADGYAQNFLIKNGYAVEANTSNINALEGQKNKEKKEAAQELENAKQLKNTLENLTVELSAKSGEGGKLFGSITSKQIADQLKKASGIKLDKRKIELNDAIRSLGYTNVPVKLHHEVQATLKVHVAEEN
- a CDS encoding DHH family phosphoesterase translates to MPSFYKKPLFRYPIYALIALTIIAVLFLFFYNWLIGLFGILILGAILYFLLRADYKVRTELEEYISTLSYRLKKVGEEALMEMPIGIMLYNDNHYIEWANPYLASCFQEDSLVGRSLSDTSEHLISIINQEVEAETISINDRLYEIMIKRDERLIYFFDVTEQVEIEKQYEDERTVISYIFLDNYDDITQGLDDQTRSTINSEVTSLLNNWAQRYGIFIKRISSERFLGVLNENILSELEHSKFSILDEIREKTTHHNISLTLSIGVGASVSSLSELGDLAQSSLDLALGRGGDQVAIKLPNGKAKFYGGKTNPMEKRTRVRARVISHALKEIVTESEQVIVMGHTFPDMDSIGAAIGIVKVAQANGKEGYIVIDVDEIGTSVSRLINEIKQYEDLWSHFISPEKAMDISTNETLLVVVDTHRPSLVLEERLLSRLDKVVVIDHHRRGEEFIKDPLLVYMEPYASSTAELVTELLEYQPKRLKISMIEATVLLAGIIVDTKSFSLRTGSRTFDAASYLKSKGADTVLVQKMLKEDVDHYIKRAKLIQHTSLYKESLAIASLPEDTLDYFDQVIIAQAADSLLSMNGVEASFAVAKRDDNTVCISARSLGNINVQIIMEALQGGGHLTNAATQLPGITIGEALDKLKESIDEYFEGGIER